A region from the Salvia splendens isolate huo1 chromosome 15, SspV2, whole genome shotgun sequence genome encodes:
- the LOC121767882 gene encoding WEB family protein At3g51220-like — MQGGEGVVVRGRVEIDTRQPFRSVREAVMLFGEKVLAGEVYGNKLKEMQNKAKSQPSNLGAVKAELEETKETLTKAKEEGNLMAHCLNSLRQELEQTKKELRHLKTRETLHEREVEEIKFIDNTKDVMEMNTIQEKHEGKIELQKKRSVKFASPQLLTKVLDDEESKKVLKKKTKKKPLVPLIGGLFLKKIKKGAKESES, encoded by the exons ATGCAAGGAGGAGAAGGGGTGGTGGTGAGAGGCCGAGTCGAGATCGACACTCGACAGCCGTTTCGCTCCGTGAGAGAGGCCGTGATGCTGTTCGGAGAGAAAGTGCTCGCCGGAGAAGTCTACGGCAACAAACTCAAAGAG ATGCAAAACAAAGCAAAAAGCCAGCCATCAAACCTGGGAGCAGTGAAAGCAGAGCTAGAAGAAACCAAAGAAACCCTAACAAAGGCAAAAGAAGAAGGAAATCTCATGGCCCACTGCTTAAATTCATTAAGGCAAGAACTCGAACAGACCAAAAAGGAGCTTCGACACCTCAAAACAAGAGAAACCCTACACGAACGAGAGGTCGAAGAGATCAAATTCATCGACAACACCAAAGACGTCATGGAGATGAACACGATTCAAGAGAAGCATGAAGGCAAGATTGAGCTTCAGAAGAAGAGATCAGTCAAGTTTGCTAGCCCACAGCTGCTGACGAAGGTGCTGGATGACGAAGAGTCGAAGAAGgtgttgaagaagaagacgaagaagaagccgtTGGTTCCGTTGATCGGAGGGTTGTTCTTGAAGAAGATCAAGAAGGGAGCTAAGGAGAGTGAATCttga